One Fibrobacter sp. UWH4 DNA window includes the following coding sequences:
- a CDS encoding TetR/AcrR family transcriptional regulator, producing the protein MSTKEKILETALTLFAKNGYDGTSVEQIAQDVGIKAPSLYKHFKGKEDILNALIDIAEARYEESFGSAKKIGTIPGNIDGFIHEMMKRIRFTMNDPIIKKMRVFLVQEQFRSERLAEITTRHQVDGLLQMYQKILETLMAAGIIVKDDPEMLATEITAPVALWISKVDRQPKCEKEALKFIEKHLQHFFKTYKK; encoded by the coding sequence ATGTCTACAAAAGAAAAAATCCTTGAAACCGCCCTAACGCTATTTGCCAAAAACGGATACGACGGCACCAGCGTGGAGCAAATCGCCCAGGATGTCGGCATCAAGGCGCCGTCGCTTTACAAGCACTTCAAGGGCAAAGAAGACATCTTGAATGCGCTCATCGACATCGCCGAAGCGCGTTATGAGGAATCGTTCGGTTCCGCGAAAAAAATCGGCACAATTCCCGGGAATATCGACGGATTCATCCACGAAATGATGAAAAGAATCCGCTTTACAATGAACGACCCGATTATCAAGAAGATGCGTGTTTTCTTGGTGCAAGAACAATTCCGCAGCGAACGCCTCGCCGAAATCACCACAAGGCATCAGGTGGACGGACTTTTGCAAATGTACCAGAAAATTCTCGAAACATTGATGGCCGCAGGAATAATCGTCAAAGACGACCCAGAAATGCTAGCGACAGAGATTACGGCCCCCGTCGCACTCTGGATTTCTAAAGTTGATCGCCAGCCGAAATGCGAAAAAGAAGCGCTCAAATTCATCGAAAAGCACTTGCAGCATTTTTTCAAAACCTACAAGAAATGA
- a CDS encoding CatA-like O-acetyltransferase, family 2, translated as MAKEIDPKSTTRAKAFEFWMQAPNPMVTFFKSLNVTRLVKVSKKRGLKFNMLMDYCIGKAAANVKEFYMLPVNGKLMQYDSIAVNTIVKNDEGEVSSCDIPYSEDLTIFNRDYLKYTKIVAESCTDWDLSENSMVIGTSAIIDAEIDGAVGMNSGIFNNPFMIWGRYRKRLFRYELPVSFQFHHTQMDGAHAGKFLANLQKAIDELR; from the coding sequence ATGGCAAAAGAAATTGATCCGAAAAGTACAACTCGAGCAAAAGCGTTTGAGTTTTGGATGCAGGCTCCAAATCCGATGGTGACATTTTTCAAATCGCTAAACGTCACAAGACTCGTGAAGGTAAGCAAGAAGCGCGGCTTGAAGTTCAACATGCTTATGGATTACTGCATCGGCAAGGCCGCGGCAAACGTTAAGGAATTTTACATGCTCCCGGTAAACGGCAAGCTTATGCAATACGATTCGATTGCGGTGAATACAATCGTGAAAAACGACGAAGGCGAAGTCAGCTCTTGCGACATCCCGTATTCCGAAGACTTGACGATATTCAACCGCGACTATCTCAAATACACAAAAATCGTGGCAGAAAGTTGTACGGATTGGGACTTGTCCGAGAACAGTATGGTCATCGGCACATCGGCCATCATCGATGCGGAAATCGACGGTGCCGTCGGCATGAATTCCGGCATTTTCAACAATCCGTTTATGATTTGGGGACGTTACAGGAAGCGTCTTTTCCGCTATGAATTGCCGGTTTCGTTCCAATTCCACCACACGCAAATGGACGGGGCTCACGCCGGGAAGTTCCTTGCGAACTTGCAAAAAGCAATCGATGAACTTCGATAA
- a CDS encoding zinc ribbon domain-containing protein, with protein sequence MEMKFCQSCGMPLTPEILGTNADGSKNEEYCIYCYKDGAFTGDFNMEQMVEFCSQFVDEFNKNTGKSLTREEYKAELRKYFPTLKRWRLPADQLPHATSPMKQKFIEEINALNIKDMPTIDNLFVLQGSFINQEYKINGNSVKLLDDNASYWGNQVEKQNAEGRCFGIACDECYILVSEYGKNGADAEIVVFKKR encoded by the coding sequence ATGGAAATGAAGTTTTGTCAGAGCTGCGGAATGCCGCTCACACCGGAAATCTTGGGCACCAACGCCGACGGCAGCAAGAACGAGGAATATTGCATCTACTGCTACAAAGACGGCGCGTTCACCGGCGACTTCAACATGGAACAGATGGTCGAATTCTGCTCGCAGTTCGTCGATGAATTCAACAAGAATACAGGCAAAAGCCTGACCCGCGAAGAATACAAGGCGGAGCTTCGCAAGTACTTCCCGACACTCAAGCGCTGGCGCCTCCCCGCGGACCAATTGCCCCACGCCACCTCGCCCATGAAGCAGAAGTTCATTGAAGAGATCAATGCGCTGAACATCAAAGACATGCCGACCATCGACAACCTATTTGTTCTGCAGGGCTCGTTCATCAATCAGGAATACAAGATCAACGGCAACAGCGTCAAGCTTTTAGACGACAACGCAAGCTACTGGGGCAACCAGGTCGAAAAGCAAAACGCCGAAGGCCGTTGCTTCGGAATCGCCTGCGACGAATGCTACATTCTCGTGAGCGAATACGGCAAAAACGGTGCCGATGCTGAAATCGTCGTATTCAAGAAACGGTAA
- a CDS encoding GyrI-like domain-containing protein, whose protein sequence is MPFDFKKEYKEFYMPKGRPEIVTVPKMNYIAVRGRGNPNEEDGEYKKSIELLYGIAYTIKMSKKGDHKIEGYFDYVVPPLEGFWWQDDVDGIDYSHKENFQWISVIRLPDFVTKVDFVWAIEEATRKKKMDFSKVEFLEIEEGLCVQCMHSGSYDDEPATIVAMDKFIADNGYENDISDTRRHHEIYLSDARKVAPEKLKTVIRHPIKKK, encoded by the coding sequence ATGCCTTTTGACTTTAAAAAAGAATACAAGGAATTCTACATGCCGAAGGGCAGGCCGGAAATCGTCACCGTCCCGAAGATGAACTACATCGCGGTGCGTGGCAGGGGCAACCCGAATGAAGAAGATGGTGAATACAAAAAGTCTATCGAACTTTTGTACGGAATTGCATACACGATTAAGATGAGTAAAAAGGGTGACCACAAAATCGAGGGTTACTTTGATTACGTCGTGCCGCCACTTGAAGGATTCTGGTGGCAGGACGACGTTGACGGAATCGATTACAGCCACAAGGAAAATTTCCAGTGGATTTCTGTCATCAGGCTCCCTGACTTTGTTACCAAAGTCGATTTCGTTTGGGCGATTGAAGAAGCGACTCGCAAAAAGAAAATGGACTTTTCAAAAGTCGAATTTCTAGAAATCGAAGAAGGACTTTGTGTGCAGTGCATGCATTCCGGCTCGTACGATGACGAACCCGCGACAATCGTTGCAATGGACAAGTTTATCGCCGATAACGGCTACGAAAATGACATCTCGGACACGAGGCGTCATCACGAGATTTACCTTTCCGACGCGCGCAAAGTCGCCCCGGAAAAGTTGAAAACAGTCATCCGCCACCCGATAAAGAAGAAATAA
- a CDS encoding FISUMP domain-containing protein — MKTLTKIPLVLAAISGMAFWCCGGDSSYADMYQGEGVYTKSMEDLEAYGCDNSKEGVIVYLSEENETVICTKGKWTVYQDWLDKHPQSSSSNKKSSSSTKSSSSAKSSSSSNRYSSSVNIDSLGSVSGLSDLPECDSSINKAAVYVKALDRTLKCFSKIGWIESEFNAVLDTSRWDEAPKEDCELEGDEYYNYSVKIRYVCKDLKWIPYSDWALGSFPESPEIPSWDSTILDHELEHIITDRRDSAFGECTAGREGEFILNETLGYSKNGYYQCSEGHWYIVPDSVADTIGLKPIGEGSFAIARFTRDSSGWDRPKLPDQCIVKGEPEAAYYVYDGGAWRRASYYEICELHPCLKANEGDTYNLFGFTFYCRNSNWEQDGPYSFKQSDIFAKDKEYGTMTDPRDGHVYKTIDIDGNTWMAENLNYYDNSGFMYLESYCHDYNGSECGLGGRSYSWVAAMAIDTVYKNELIPDSLITLPYRGVCPEGWHIPSYTEWENLFTEHSVTSLESEAGWLYSWTDYVVSEKWNSTGFSAFPTGLAEYNTSAYSGRWVWNSSGNRTEFCTASPSKDDVSYSYHAYMTSRYAGLYKYYRRNGCFVRCLKD; from the coding sequence ATGAAGACTTTAACGAAAATCCCGTTAGTTCTGGCTGCGATTTCTGGAATGGCCTTCTGGTGTTGCGGCGGCGATAGCTCTTATGCCGATATGTATCAAGGTGAGGGCGTTTATACAAAGAGCATGGAAGACTTGGAAGCGTACGGATGTGACAATTCCAAGGAAGGTGTCATTGTTTACCTGTCCGAAGAAAACGAGACCGTCATTTGCACCAAGGGAAAGTGGACTGTCTATCAGGATTGGCTGGATAAGCATCCCCAATCTTCGAGTTCGAATAAAAAATCGAGTTCAAGTACAAAATCAAGCTCGAGTGCCAAGTCGAGTTCCAGTTCGAACCGGTATTCTTCTAGCGTCAATATCGATAGCCTTGGCTCGGTTTCAGGTTTGTCGGATTTGCCCGAGTGCGATTCCTCGATCAACAAGGCGGCCGTTTATGTCAAAGCCTTGGATCGGACTCTGAAGTGTTTCTCGAAAATCGGCTGGATCGAAAGCGAATTTAACGCCGTATTGGATACTTCGCGCTGGGATGAAGCTCCCAAAGAAGATTGCGAACTCGAAGGAGATGAGTACTACAATTACAGCGTGAAGATTCGCTATGTCTGCAAAGACTTGAAATGGATCCCCTATAGCGACTGGGCCCTTGGCTCTTTCCCGGAATCACCTGAAATCCCGTCTTGGGATTCTACGATATTGGATCACGAACTAGAACACATCATAACGGATCGTCGCGATTCTGCGTTTGGAGAGTGTACTGCTGGCCGCGAGGGTGAATTCATCTTGAACGAAACCCTGGGGTATTCCAAGAACGGTTATTACCAGTGCAGCGAAGGGCATTGGTACATCGTTCCCGATTCCGTTGCCGATACTATTGGTCTTAAGCCCATTGGTGAAGGGTCGTTTGCTATAGCGAGATTCACTAGGGACTCCTCTGGATGGGATAGGCCTAAGTTGCCCGATCAATGCATTGTGAAGGGTGAGCCGGAAGCTGCCTACTATGTCTACGACGGGGGCGCATGGCGTAGAGCCTCGTATTACGAAATTTGCGAACTTCATCCTTGCCTCAAGGCGAACGAGGGAGATACATACAACCTGTTCGGTTTCACGTTCTATTGCCGCAATAGCAACTGGGAACAAGATGGCCCTTATAGTTTCAAGCAGAGCGATATTTTTGCTAAAGATAAAGAATATGGCACAATGACAGACCCCCGAGACGGCCATGTTTACAAGACTATCGATATCGATGGAAATACCTGGATGGCCGAGAACCTCAACTATTACGACAACTCGGGATTTATGTACCTGGAAAGCTATTGCCATGATTATAATGGAAGCGAGTGCGGGCTTGGTGGCCGTAGCTATTCCTGGGTCGCTGCGATGGCTATCGATACCGTTTACAAGAACGAACTTATTCCCGATAGTCTTATAACGCTTCCGTACCGGGGTGTTTGCCCCGAAGGCTGGCACATCCCGAGCTATACGGAATGGGAAAACCTCTTTACGGAACATTCTGTCACATCCCTGGAATCGGAAGCGGGCTGGCTTTATTCCTGGACCGATTATGTCGTTTCTGAAAAGTGGAATTCGACGGGTTTCTCTGCTTTCCCGACAGGGCTGGCTGAATATAACACGAGCGCGTATTCAGGAAGATGGGTCTGGAATTCTTCGGGAAATCGGACTGAATTCTGTACTGCATCACCCAGTAAAGACGATGTGTCGTATTCTTACCATGCTTATATGACATCGCGTTATGCCGGTCTTTATAAATACTATAGACGAAATGGATGCTTTGTCAGGTGTCTTAAGGACTAG
- a CDS encoding FISUMP domain-containing protein: MQTAFSMEELGDCGKGQEGDSVYVNDEDIYVTCKDGFWMMFEFTEEDQDPPEEKSSGSKDNGSSGSEAKSSSSTPSTSSGNEKSSSSQITTSLNLYVAADDTLISLRYLQDCNSSHEGKFVFVASLNGYLRCHDEHWEEFVPTLDDAPKSSASMNDPRAGKSDLSNFFEMDSLTIYSSSAQYSSEYDTTMANAERVLGLCAGDNLGKVALDSEKVIRVSRSDLYYCLKGVWIPVLAENADTYGFGTATNGTFKEGLMGTPQKSMSAYCDKAFSNITHGVYVYDNKWRLADSTELCFNKMCSAANIGELAYLEDIPFTCREKNRWSLSNMYELPVEKHFNKNVSYGTLIDERDGQTYKTVQIGDYEWMAENLNYAGVDSDVGECYNQDPKNCAIAGRMYTWLEAMRLSATYKSTIFKDTLDWQGICPVGWRIPLSSEWNLFSKAEKNSLAECTWVSDVDVYKNIGQFNEDGMTILPTAPGTTYHQAYFWSTTNRAYEAYEGSFRVGRSYVSYFIKTSAIAVRCIRSVGGND, translated from the coding sequence ATGCAGACCGCGTTTTCTATGGAAGAACTCGGGGATTGCGGAAAAGGACAGGAAGGCGATTCGGTCTATGTCAACGATGAAGACATCTACGTGACATGCAAGGATGGCTTCTGGATGATGTTCGAATTTACTGAAGAAGACCAGGACCCACCAGAAGAAAAAAGCTCCGGCAGTAAAGACAACGGTTCGAGCGGTAGCGAAGCGAAGTCAAGCTCCAGTACGCCATCGACGAGTTCGGGGAACGAAAAATCCTCGTCTAGCCAGATTACAACCTCGCTGAACTTGTACGTCGCCGCAGATGATACCTTGATATCCTTAAGGTACCTGCAAGATTGCAACAGCAGTCATGAGGGAAAATTCGTGTTTGTCGCTTCGTTGAATGGCTACTTGCGTTGCCATGACGAACACTGGGAAGAGTTCGTGCCCACCTTGGATGATGCTCCGAAATCTTCGGCTTCGATGAACGATCCGCGCGCCGGTAAGTCGGATTTGTCGAACTTTTTCGAGATGGATTCCTTGACTATTTACAGTAGCAGCGCCCAGTATTCCTCCGAATACGATACGACCATGGCGAATGCCGAAAGAGTCCTGGGCTTGTGTGCCGGCGATAATCTTGGCAAGGTCGCTCTGGACAGCGAAAAGGTAATCAGAGTTTCGCGCAGCGACCTGTACTATTGCCTGAAGGGTGTGTGGATTCCGGTATTGGCCGAAAATGCCGATACTTACGGTTTTGGAACCGCAACGAACGGCACCTTCAAGGAAGGCCTGATGGGAACTCCTCAAAAGTCCATGTCGGCATACTGCGACAAGGCGTTTTCCAACATCACGCACGGGGTATATGTCTATGACAACAAGTGGAGACTGGCCGATTCAACCGAACTCTGCTTCAACAAGATGTGCTCCGCTGCAAATATTGGAGAATTAGCGTACCTCGAAGATATCCCGTTCACATGCCGCGAAAAGAACAGGTGGTCCCTCTCTAACATGTATGAGCTTCCTGTAGAAAAACACTTCAACAAGAATGTTTCTTACGGAACCTTGATAGATGAACGTGACGGACAGACATACAAGACGGTGCAGATTGGTGATTATGAATGGATGGCGGAGAACTTGAACTATGCGGGGGTGGATTCCGATGTGGGCGAGTGCTACAATCAGGATCCGAAAAATTGTGCCATTGCCGGTCGCATGTATACTTGGCTAGAAGCCATGCGGTTGTCTGCGACTTACAAGAGCACCATATTCAAGGATACTTTGGATTGGCAGGGAATCTGCCCTGTGGGTTGGAGAATCCCCCTATCTTCCGAGTGGAATTTGTTCTCGAAAGCCGAAAAAAATTCCTTGGCTGAATGCACCTGGGTTTCCGATGTCGACGTCTATAAGAATATAGGACAGTTCAATGAAGATGGGATGACGATTCTCCCGACAGCGCCTGGAACAACTTATCATCAGGCCTACTTCTGGTCTACAACGAATAGAGCGTATGAGGCATACGAGGGATCTTTCCGCGTGGGAAGATCTTATGTCAGTTATTTTATAAAAACTAGTGCCATTGCAGTGCGCTGCATCAGAAGTGTAGGGGGTAATGACTGA
- a CDS encoding flavodoxin domain-containing protein, with protein MNTIIIYGSRYGSTKRYAERLAEITGLKAVFFKDVKSVAGYDRIVYLGALCAGGVMGLKKTVCGLSASQELFVATVGLADPTDAENVNHIRDCLKKQVPASHYDESKIFHLRGAIDYTRLSLKHRIMMKLLYSKVTKIPEAERNAEVRALIATYGKQVDFVNFDTLEPIAQILK; from the coding sequence ATGAACACTATCATCATCTACGGAAGCCGCTACGGCTCGACAAAACGCTACGCTGAACGCCTCGCCGAAATCACGGGGCTCAAGGCAGTTTTCTTTAAAGACGTGAAAAGCGTTGCCGGCTATGACCGCATCGTCTATCTGGGCGCCCTCTGCGCCGGCGGTGTCATGGGCCTCAAGAAAACGGTTTGCGGCCTCTCTGCAAGTCAGGAACTGTTTGTCGCGACTGTCGGTCTCGCCGACCCGACCGATGCCGAAAACGTCAACCACATCAGGGACTGCCTCAAAAAGCAGGTTCCCGCATCGCATTACGATGAAAGTAAAATTTTCCACCTTCGCGGCGCCATCGATTACACCAGACTCAGCCTGAAACACAGAATCATGATGAAACTTTTGTATTCGAAGGTCACGAAAATCCCCGAAGCGGAGCGTAACGCCGAAGTCCGCGCTCTCATCGCCACCTACGGCAAGCAAGTGGACTTCGTGAATTTTGATACCCTAGAACCGATTGCTCAAATTTTGAAATAA
- a CDS encoding zinc ribbon domain-containing protein: MEMKFCQSCGMPLTPEILGTNADGSKNEEYCIYCYKDGAFTGDFNMEQMVEFCSQFVDEFNKNTGKNLTREEYKVELRKYFPTLKRWRLPADQLPHATSPMKQKFIEEVNALNIKDMPTIDNLFVLQGSFINQEYKINGNSVKLLDDNASYWGNQVEKQNAEGRCFGIACDERNILVSEYGKNGADAEIVVFKRR; this comes from the coding sequence ATGGAAATGAAATTTTGTCAGAGCTGCGGAATGCCGCTCACACCGGAAATCTTGGGCACAAACGCCGACGGCAGCAAGAACGAAGAATACTGCATCTACTGCTACAAAGACGGTGCATTCACCGGCGACTTCAACATGGAGCAGATGGTCGAATTCTGCTCGCAGTTCGTCGATGAATTCAACAAGAACACCGGCAAGAACTTGACCCGCGAAGAATACAAGGTGGAACTCCGCAAGTATTTCCCGACGCTCAAGCGCTGGCGCCTCCCTGCGGACCAATTGCCGCACGCCACTTCGCCCATGAAGCAGAAGTTCATCGAGGAGGTCAATGCGCTTAATATCAAGGACATGCCGACTATCGACAACCTCTTTGTGCTGCAGGGTTCGTTCATCAATCAGGAATACAAAATTAACGGCAACAGCGTCAAGCTATTGGACGATAACGCAAGCTATTGGGGCAACCAGGTCGAAAAGCAAAACGCCGAAGGCCGCTGTTTTGGAATCGCCTGCGACGAACGCAACATTCTCGTAAGCGAATACGGCAAGAACGGAGCCGATGCCGAAATTGTCGTTTTCAAAAGACGGTAG
- a CDS encoding T9SS type A sorting domain-containing protein — MHKIIVSIIALLAMTQTAIAQFNTHISHRLISGKSVQTVKAGDFIEPVVYEITELNRVYDFYINYPVNTTVKTLGLKLDCGTLPSSKAECTISGRIPANTPGDEYEMSFTAAGNYAHEYLQITTGINITPLNEQVEHISGNLDQTVTASDEIEPIVFGYTELLKENLSGVPEGISAKIDDESAIITISGATGQDHPDGDFNYRLAAYIMEKDSIVFNGTISVKHKKFTTTLVAIENETQDVVAGDAIKPIVFRYAHMQNATVDGILEGFEVNQDKEKDLVIITGTVPQDIGDHVLTITVTAQGNDNNAEANASVNISANPDYSSSSVSSSSEVSPSSSSVASSSSAAESSSSEAAESSSSELTTAIYVVQNMFNVNFVNNELSVTLASVPSANLLIFDMMGHLLETLDVGASTTINLGHLPRGTLLLRIYGQGFAETRQIVVK, encoded by the coding sequence ATGCATAAGATTATTGTTTCCATAATTGCCCTATTGGCTATGACGCAAACCGCCATAGCCCAATTCAATACTCACATAAGCCATAGGCTCATCAGCGGAAAGTCGGTGCAAACAGTAAAAGCGGGAGACTTCATCGAACCTGTCGTTTACGAAATTACGGAACTCAATCGAGTTTATGATTTTTATATCAATTACCCGGTAAATACAACGGTCAAGACGCTGGGACTGAAACTGGATTGCGGCACACTGCCAAGCAGTAAAGCCGAGTGCACCATATCCGGTCGCATTCCGGCTAACACCCCCGGGGACGAATACGAAATGTCATTTACCGCAGCTGGGAATTATGCCCATGAATACCTGCAAATCACAACCGGTATAAACATCACTCCGTTAAATGAACAAGTGGAGCATATCAGCGGAAACCTTGACCAAACAGTTACCGCAAGCGATGAGATTGAGCCCATTGTGTTCGGTTATACAGAATTGCTTAAAGAAAATCTTTCTGGCGTGCCTGAGGGAATTTCGGCAAAAATAGACGACGAATCTGCTATAATTACAATTTCGGGTGCCACGGGCCAGGACCATCCCGATGGCGATTTTAATTATAGACTAGCAGCCTACATTATGGAAAAAGATTCCATCGTCTTTAACGGCACAATTTCTGTCAAACACAAAAAGTTCACAACGACGTTAGTCGCTATCGAAAACGAAACGCAAGATGTCGTTGCAGGCGACGCAATCAAACCGATCGTGTTCAGGTATGCCCACATGCAGAACGCGACCGTTGACGGGATTCTCGAAGGCTTCGAAGTCAATCAGGATAAAGAAAAGGATCTCGTCATTATCACGGGAACCGTTCCTCAAGATATCGGTGACCATGTGCTGACCATAACCGTAACCGCACAAGGCAACGACAATAACGCCGAAGCTAATGCCTCCGTCAACATTTCGGCAAATCCCGACTATTCTTCTAGCTCTGTCTCTAGCAGCAGCGAAGTTTCCCCAAGTTCGTCTTCTGTAGCATCAAGCAGCAGCGCCGCGGAGTCTAGTAGTAGTGAAGCTGCCGAAAGTTCTTCAAGTGAACTCACGACTGCGATTTATGTTGTGCAAAATATGTTCAATGTAAATTTCGTGAACAACGAATTGAGCGTCACTCTTGCAAGCGTGCCCAGTGCGAACTTGCTGATATTCGACATGATGGGCCACCTGCTCGAAACCCTCGATGTTGGCGCTTCGACTACAATCAACCTCGGCCACCTGCCGCGCGGTACACTCCTCCTTAGAATTTATGGCCAGGGTTTTGCCGAAACAAGACAGATTGTTGTCAAATAA
- a CDS encoding MerR family transcriptional regulator — translation MTNYKTKLKIGEFSQLMQVTVKTLRHYEQKGLLLPHDVDNLTGYRYYSIDQMQKLKSIRELQNLGFSLDEIKELYEDDSHTPSIHQMEEKIKETETQLKRLIARRDQLLNWKNSLKEMNTVDKFSIQSLPEIIVASHREIIPNFEVLGPMCYEKIGPEMKRLGCKCPKPEYCFTVEHNKEYTPTDIDIEYCEQVVEMGTDSDIIKFKRIPAVPKALCMKHIGPYERFYESFIEAFRYIEEKGYKIAGKPRTSYIDGAWNQEDPEKWLSVIQIPIE, via the coding sequence ATGACAAACTACAAAACCAAACTCAAAATCGGAGAGTTCTCGCAGCTGATGCAGGTGACGGTAAAGACCTTGCGTCACTACGAACAGAAAGGTCTGCTATTGCCCCACGACGTGGACAACCTGACGGGTTACCGTTACTACAGTATCGATCAGATGCAAAAGTTGAAAAGCATCCGCGAATTGCAAAATCTCGGATTCTCGCTGGACGAAATCAAGGAACTGTACGAAGACGATTCGCACACGCCAAGCATCCACCAGATGGAAGAGAAAATCAAGGAAACGGAAACACAACTGAAACGTTTGATTGCCCGCCGCGACCAACTGCTCAACTGGAAGAATTCTCTAAAGGAAATGAATACAGTGGATAAATTCAGCATCCAGTCTCTGCCGGAAATCATCGTGGCAAGTCATCGGGAAATCATTCCCAACTTCGAAGTGCTGGGCCCCATGTGCTACGAAAAAATCGGCCCTGAAATGAAACGTCTCGGTTGCAAGTGTCCCAAACCCGAATACTGCTTTACTGTCGAACACAACAAGGAATACACCCCGACAGATATCGATATCGAATACTGCGAGCAAGTTGTAGAAATGGGGACCGACAGCGACATTATCAAGTTCAAGCGCATTCCGGCTGTTCCCAAGGCCCTCTGCATGAAGCACATCGGCCCTTATGAACGTTTCTACGAGTCGTTCATCGAAGCATTCCGCTACATCGAAGAAAAGGGGTACAAAATCGCGGGAAAGCCCCGCACCAGCTACATCGACGGAGCCTGGAACCAAGAAGACCCTGAAAAATGGCTCTCGGTTATCCAGATTCCCATAGAATAA
- a CDS encoding CatA-like O-acetyltransferase, family 2, with protein MAKEIDPKSTTRAMAFKLWMQAPNPMVTFFKSLNVTRLVKVSKKRGLKFNMLMDYCIGMAAANVKEFYMLPVNGKLMQYDSIAVNTIVKNDEGEVSSCDIPFSEDLATFNRDYLKYTRIVAESCTDWDLSENSMVIGTSAIIDAEIDGAVGMNSGIFNNPFMIWGRYRKRLFHYELPVSFQFHHTQMDGAHAGKFLANLQKAINELR; from the coding sequence ATGGCAAAAGAAATTGATCCGAAAAGCACCACTAGAGCAATGGCGTTCAAGCTTTGGATGCAGGCTCCAAATCCGATGGTGACATTTTTCAAATCGCTAAACGTCACAAGACTCGTGAAGGTGAGCAAGAAGCGCGGCTTGAAGTTCAACATGCTTATGGATTACTGCATCGGCATGGCCGCGGCAAACGTTAAGGAATTTTACATGCTCCCGGTAAACGGCAAGCTTATGCAATACGATTCGATTGCGGTGAATACAATCGTGAAAAACGACGAAGGCGAAGTCAGCTCTTGCGACATTCCGTTTTCCGAAGACTTGGCGACATTCAACCGCGACTATCTCAAATACACAAGGATCGTGGCAGAAAGTTGTACGGATTGGGACTTGTCCGAGAACAGCATGGTCATCGGCACATCGGCCATCATCGATGCGGAAATCGACGGCGCGGTCGGCATGAATTCCGGCATTTTCAACAACCCGTTTATGATTTGGGGGCGTTACAGGAAACGTCTTTTCCATTACGAATTGCCTGTATCATTCCAGTTCCATCATACGCAAATGGACGGGGCTCATGCCGGGAAATTCCTCGCGAATTTGCAAAAGGCTATCAACGAACTGCGATAA
- a CDS encoding ACT domain-containing protein, producing MVIKKLDHKLTVCKVADVSDVDTGKDFYFIGKTDEEISLVCKTDDVPQNTIERDDGWRGFRIQGVLDFSLIGILSKLSAILAENGVGIFAISTFNTDYILVKAENFEKALKVLSDAGYDVV from the coding sequence ATGGTAATAAAGAAATTGGATCATAAACTAACAGTCTGTAAAGTAGCGGACGTTAGTGATGTCGATACGGGTAAGGATTTTTATTTCATTGGCAAGACCGACGAAGAAATATCCCTCGTATGCAAAACAGATGATGTACCCCAAAATACTATTGAACGAGATGATGGATGGCGGGGATTCCGTATTCAGGGTGTACTTGATTTTTCTCTTATAGGTATCCTTTCGAAACTCTCGGCTATTCTTGCAGAAAATGGCGTTGGAATTTTTGCGATATCCACTTTCAATACGGATTATATCCTTGTGAAAGCCGAAAATTTCGAGAAAGCGCTGAAAGTCTTGTCTGATGCGGGATATGACGTGGTGTGA
- a CDS encoding TSCPD domain-containing protein, translating to MSVGSTCGGKPTSCADQLARAVLGKEA from the coding sequence GTGAGTGTCGGCAGCACTTGCGGCGGGAAGCCCACATCGTGCGCCGACCAGCTCGCCCGCGCCGTGCTCGGGAAAGAAGCGTAA